In Rosa rugosa chromosome 4, drRosRugo1.1, whole genome shotgun sequence, the genomic stretch ataatatatcaaaatgttcgtattgaaatatagagtctaaaaatgcacagaaactatatttttgacccccggagttggccagaaatggccgccggagttagtggcagagccgccgccgaccaccgccaatggtgtcggggccgggctgctctgcttcatctcatcaagcttAACCAAAAACTCTAAAGGTATGTTATCAGAAAATGACGAGAACCGATCGAAATCTACCTTTGAAGCTACGGTtgccggaaaatttgcagaatccggcgagggctccgatcgacgtaaaaacttccaccaatcgcttcgatcccttctggagacttcttcagaaactcaaggcgagttcatcaagccaagaatcacaagaaaaggtcgtctgtaactcgagatatccGGATTTGAAGGTGGTTTTCGATCTAAAACgaggcgagctccgacgaacgtgaaatcGATCTACCCAGATCCGATCCTTCCTGGTCCTTGATCAGCAAGTCGAGGCGAGTCCAGTGAGACAGGAATCACGAGGAATGGTGACctatagctcgagatatcgagaTCGATCGCTCGGTTTCTATTTTGATTGGggctggcttccagccgccaccacgcgcaacgccgccgtgcaaggacacttctgggagcttcaggaggttgaggcgagcttgtggatggattttggtgaggattggtgaccggtagcttgagatatcaagcttggttccaaaacgagctcaaaccgggcggagtttcccgccgccgctggtggccgtgtcacggtgcaaggctgcctctggcagctgcgcaaggctgagacgaagcaaaaggaagtggttcgacgccgtttggtggccggtggaggtagagagagaccgaagagcctttgctctgttttcggtttcggtcgagcgagagagagagagagagatagaattgTCTGCTTCTTTCAATTATGCAGACATGTATGATGATTAGAACAACCGGCCTTGAATCAAGGTACACCTTACCTTTTAACAaagtgtttgccaccaaattgttttgaataaaaaaaaacaggttaTTACACCTACCTCCATCTCAGGCCAATAGCAATACAACGACAATTTGTAGCACTATAAATAAAGTGAGCTTGTTGTAAACCTTGTGAAGTTCGTGTAATCCCCTTTCTCTATCTAATCTAATGGCTAGGAAGGTAGCCACATCGCTGGATACAGCTAACAAACTATTTTCTTTCCAAACTGTCATTGACGCTATACAGTTACCTCCGTTAAAAAAGAATAGCATAATCCTTTCACATTCGAGGAATTCTCAATCTTCTAACCATTTTTCTGCCTTTTAATTTGCATCAATAGTTACATATTGGAGATGATTTTTTCTATATAATTGGCTTTTTGAATTCTTAGTTCCTCGAATGTGAAATAGGTAGACATTATATATCTGTTATAGGTATACATAGAGCATCTATTATCATTAGATTGTGCCTGAACTCCAGGCATCTTAGCTATATGGAGTATGAAGTATTGTTTGAAATGGCCATTTTTAGAGGATTTGACTTTTTCATATATACATGGTCCATGAAAATTTTCTAGTGAAGCCCAGATGTAGTCGACACAGCATCAGAGTACATAAAgctcaaaaaagaagaaaaatagcaAATCTTATTTCTGTTAGGCCGAGTTAACGTcatcctgaaaaaaaaaaatatattatttaagtTGTATTGGGTGATGTGATTACAcgaacttcttttcttttggtctaAAGATTATACGAACTTTCCAGAATTTTACACTAAGCTCATTTTAAGGGAATCAGATCCCTCCACACCATATTCATCAATGATCACTACACCAGAAACCAAATAAGTCCCAGTAGCAACACTTTTTTTGGCGTGTTCTTTGCTCGCTTAATTGTTCTGGcaaattattcaacaatttatttTAAATATGGATAGCTAAGGAGGAGATCGATCGATATACATATTGGAGGAGAAAAGTCTCGATCATAACCATAACTAAGACTGAAAACAACTGCTTGTGATTTATTCCTATTACAAAGAGACAAAACTCTCATATAAGTTTTCCAGACAAGTAGACAACTAGTATCTCTATGCAAATCAAGTTGATGATGGTTTGAATAATGACTTGCCCTTGGTGCCAAGTCCACCATCAACCACCAAATTATGGCCGGTGATGAACGCCGACTCCTCTGACGCCAAAAACACCACCGCATCCGCCACGTGTTTCTCCATCAGCGGCCCATCATCGCTGCTTCCCGAATATACCGCTGCCATAAACTCCTTGAGCTCTTCCGCCCCAATCTTAAAAAGCTCGCTCACCATCGGCGTTCCCACCGCACCCGGCGACACGCAGTTCACGCGCACCCCACGCCCCGCCAGCTGCACGCTGGCTGACCGCACCAGCCCCAGCACCGCGTGCTTCGAGATGGTGTAGTCCGTCGCGCTCTCCGTCCCCCACTCCGCCACGCAGCTCGCCGTGCACACTATGCTGCCCCTGACTCTCTTCCCCACCATCGCACGCGCCGCGTGCTTCACACACGCCGCCATTCCGCGGGCGTTCACCGCCATCACCTTATCAAACCATGACAAGTCCAGCTCCATCACCGTCTGCACCGACGCGGCGGTTATCCCCGCGTTGCTGTACATCACGTCGAGTTGGCCGTAGAGTTCGACGGTGGAGTCGACAAGCGACTTGACCTGGTCCTCGTCGGTGACGTCGCAGTGGACGTAGGTGCAGCGGTGGGAGCCGATGGATGCGGCGACTTCTCGGCCCTTGGCGTCTTGGACGTCGGCGATCACGACGACGCGAGCTCCGTGGTCGGCGAAGTGGCGGGCCGTGACTGCACCGATGCCGCTGGCGGCGCCGGTGATGATGGCCACCTTGCCGTGGAGCTTCTGCGGTGGTATGCGCTGCTCAGTCATTTTGTGGAGCTACGTGAATGCAGTAAAGCTCTACTTGATTTGGATATTAGGGGAATGATTTGTGGACATCTAATTATCTATCAAGTGGCTCAAGTCGAAAGACTATTAAAGTTACACCTATGCCCTTTTAAATTGACAAGCCTTCTGCTCTgtttagaggtggcaaacgggccgctaagcacgagcacggcacgcttaaaagaggcccggcacggcccaatcccgttagtggcccggcacgacccgagtacgttagaataacgggccgggttgggcctaggaatattggcccattggctcGACCCGGCCCGAGCCCATAATGGGCccagcacgacatattgtgggccggcccgttacaaacacaaaatttcattttgtttttaaaaatgttgaaaaaccacaatgatgagatttgaatattagatctctttatttaaaatctcaaacaattccaccaatgctatttatttatattgtcaaaatagtgaaataaaacattatatccttgttttgacataaagtatttttttctaatctcataataatacaactatagaatgaaggaaagaataatatgatactaaatctttattatattaataaagattaatctcacaataatatactaaaagc encodes the following:
- the LOC133744079 gene encoding (-)-isopiperitenol/(-)-carveol dehydrogenase, mitochondrial-like, whose amino-acid sequence is MTEQRIPPQKLHGKVAIITGAASGIGAVTARHFADHGARVVVIADVQDAKGREVAASIGSHRCTYVHCDVTDEDQVKSLVDSTVELYGQLDVMYSNAGITAASVQTVMELDLSWFDKVMAVNARGMAACVKHAARAMVGKRVRGSIVCTASCVAEWGTESATDYTISKHAVLGLVRSASVQLAGRGVRVNCVSPGAVGTPMVSELFKIGAEELKEFMAAVYSGSSDDGPLMEKHVADAVVFLASEESAFITGHNLVVDGGLGTKGKSLFKPSST